The DNA region ACTGCATGGAAGAGAATTTCCCATGTTTCATCTCATGCACCGCATCCGAGAGAGCAACAAAAACATGTGCGCCACAATTGCTTCAAGAATGAATCGCAAACGTGGAACACATGCATCACTTCGAGATCCCCCAGAACCCCCTCCCTCGAGGAGGTCTGGATGGACGAAATCCGACAAGCCACACGAATACCATTCAAGAGGTAGTCAGCACAGGAACCGCAGTCACGCAACTAACTAAAAGGGACGTTCACTTGAAACAGGATTGCATGCCAACCGTTCGATGCAAAAGCATGGAGCCAGCCAgcaaaaacaacccaaacacaactcatacaccctcacgtacagtagacccaacaccactaaacgTTCCACACCCCGCAATGCCAAGGCAAGCGAGCAAATGGAAGCATCGAGCAGCGCCATGTCTACATCGCTAGGTATGATGAAACCTGGAAATGTACCCACCGCATGTACCGATCGGGACTCGTTATTTGAGGGAcaagaaaaatcgcttgcacaatcaacattttcttcaaaagagattttatttCAAGAGAAATCGCTTTCCcaatcattttctttgaaagggttttcttcgaaaaagtcggatcattttttagaaacattttcacaatcattttacATATGGCAAAAACTCACGTTCAGATCAAAAATCGCGTCCAAACTAGATCACACGACCCGCCGGGACATGCAACACGAATTTCGGTTCGTGCTGCGGCATCACGAATTGACCCCTGACGCTAGCGCCGTCACCGGAATCCCCACGCCAATGAGATTGTGGTCGGCATTCGGCAcgtcaagagtgaaatcaatcagCCACATCACATTCCAAACAGTTGGGACAACACAAAAATCAAGCTCCGAAAATGAGGATCGACGAATGCCCGACCGACGGGTTGAAGCTCACGAATTTGAGCTCGAACATGCCGGAGTCAAGCAAAAGCTTCACCAAACCTTAAGAACGCAATGTTTGTGTGCCACAACTGGGTGTGATAAGTCACAAATCGTGACTGGGTTGTCGTTTACCCATTTTGAAAAATCTCGGTCGGGACGCAATTTTTGATCGGGACATGAATTTTGAGTGATTTGATCCGTTTAGTCACTCATTTGCCATGGAATGAGGTGAAAAGCTAGCCCGGGACGCTCAGGGGGGCATTCCATAGCATTTCTGAAAATTTCACGTTGGGCTGATTTTTCACCTGGATGCTCCCCCTACTATAGGAAAACGCAACAATTTCACACTTGTACAAGATGATACCCTTTTTTTGAGGAGACATAAATTTAGTTTGGGcacctagaggtcgaatttggacgtgattttttgtaggcatgcttataaaaatgaaacaagatggttcccaaagtttcatcaacttccagcaagggatggatttaatatgaattttttcttgggacgaaaccgagaaaatcggtaaaaataggaaaaggtaccttgaggttgaattttggtctggatttttttctgtacatcaaggatcatatctctaacattcccacaaagtttcattacatatgcacacggggatttttttatatgattttccgaccgaaacgggggaaatcggtaaaaatagaaaacggtacctagaggtcgaattttgttctggaatttttggtgtacctcaaggagcatatttccaacattcccaccaaatttcattgaatatgcacacggggattttgttttgccacgtttttaccgaatccggtaacatgttgggcaccatggcatggcattgacaaaccaacttttcattgagacttgagctttgcccctggaaatttgttttccatgcatattagcctaggtttcacgagggagattcattcttggtgcatgaattctcaatgtttcgcatggtttcacgtggaatcatggtatttccaagcttttcacgtggaatcctgagatttccatgcttttcacgtggaacttgggcaatttcacgtggaatgttgagatttccttcctttccacgtgaaacctgggctatttcacgtggaaacttgagttttccacgtgaaaccttggaatttcacgtggaatcctgagatttcctagctttccacgtgaaaccttggaatttcacgtggaatcctgagatttccaagcttttcacgtggaacttggccaatttcacgtggaatgttgagatttccttcctttccacttgaaacctgggctatttcacgtggaaacttgagttttccacgtgaaaccttggaatttcacgtggaatcctgagatttccaagcttttcacgtggaacttggccaatttcacgtggaatgttgagatttccttcctttccacgtgaaacctgggctattccacgtggaaacttgagttttccacgtgaaaccttggaatttcacgtggaatcctgagatttcctagctttccacgtgaaaccttggaatttcacgtggaatcctgagatttccaagcttttcacgtggaacttggccaattccacgtggaatgttgagatttccttcctttccacgtgaaacctgggctatttcacgtggaaacttgagttttccacgtgaaaccttggaatttcacgtggaatcctgagatttcctagctttccacgtgaaaccttggaatttcacgtggaatcctgagatttccaagcttttcacgtggaactttgccaatttcacgtggaatgttgagatttccttcctttccacgtgaaagctgggctatttcacgtggaaacttgagttttccacgtgaaaccttggaatttcacgtggaatcctgagttttccaagcttttcacgtggaacttggccaatttcacgtggaatgttgagatttccttcctttccacgtgaaacctgggctatttcacgtggaaacttgagttttccacgtgaaaccttggaatttcacgtggaatcctgagatttcctagctttccacgtggaacttggccaatttcacgtggaatgttgagatttccttcctttccacgtgaaacctgggctatttcacttggaaacttgagttttccacgtgaaaccttggaatttcacgtggaatcctgagttttccaagcttttcacgtggaacttggccaatttcacgtggaatgttgagatttccttcctttccacgtgaaacctgggctatttcacgtggaaacttgagttttccacgtgaaaccttggaatttcacgtggaatcctgagatttcctagctttccacgtgaaaccttggaatttcacgtggaatcctgagatttccaagcttttcacgtggaacttggccaatttcacgtggaatgttgagatttccttcctttccacgtgaaacctgggctatttcacgtggaaacttgagttttccacgtgaaaccttggaatttcacgtggaatcctgagatttcctagctttccacgtgaaaccttggaatttcacgtggaatcctgagatttccaagcttttcacgtggaactttgccaatttcacgtggaatgttgagatttccttcctttccacgtgaaacctgggctatttcacgtggaaacttgagttttccacgtgaaaccttggaatttcacgtggaatcctgagttttccaagcttttcacgtggaacttggccaatttcacgtggaatgttgagatttccttcctttccacgtgaaacctgggctatttcacgtggaaacttgagttttccacgtgaaaccttggaatttcacgtggaatcctgagatttcctagctttccacgtggaacttggccaatttcacgtggaatgttgagatttccttcctttccacgtgaaacctgggctatttcacttggaaacttgagttttccacgtgaaaccttggaatttcacgtggaatcctgagttttccaagcttttcacgtggaacttggccaatttcacgtggaatgttgagatttccttcctttccacgtgaaacctgggctatttcacgtggaaacttgagttttccacgtgagaccttggaatttcacgtggaatcctgagatttccaagcttttcacgtggaaacttgagttttccacatgaaaccttggcaatttcacctggaatcttgagatttcctagctttccacgtgaaaccttggctatttcacgtggaatgttgagttttccatccttaccacgtgaaacctgggccatttcacgtggaatgttgagatttctgatctttccacgtgaaaccttggctatttcacgtggaatgttgagttttccaagcttttcacgtgaaacttggccaatttcacgtgaaaacttggcaatttcacgtccaATGTTGAGAGTTCCTTCCTTACCACTTGAAACCTTGCCCATTTCACATGCACTTGAGCTTTACTAACTTTCATCAAGAAAACTATAGTTTATATAGGTTTCATCGTGGAACTTGGGGCAATTTCACATGGAACGAAGGGAGCTCGTGAATTTCTAGATAAATGTGTACTCAAAAGCCTGTGTGAAACTATCTCTGTGATTTCATGTATTACTCTGTGATTTCATGTATTACTCTGTGGCTTTATGAATCTCCATCACTAACTTCACTTGGATTCAGTTTTATATGTTTCACCTTGCAAGCATTCAAGGTTGAGAACCATCAAATCCACACCCATGAGGGTTGGTTTAGGGTTTCCTAGCCTCAAATGACCCATACACAAAGAAGTTGTGTTAATATGAATTAGGGGAGGGACGAATCGAAGCGACAAGGGCTGAATCTCAGTGGATCGTGGCAGCAAGGCCACTCTGCCACTTACAATACCCCGTCGCGTATTTAAGTCGTCTGCAAAGGATTCTACCCGCCGCTCGATGGGAATTGCGCTTCAAGGCGTCCCGCAAGGTGCATCCACCTAACGGGTGTCGCCAACGGCACGTGCCTTTGGGGAGCATAAGCTCCCTACTACTGGTCGGCAAACAAACAGCGGGCGCACGCATCGCTCTAGCCCGGATTCTTACTTAGAGGCGTTCAGTCATAATCCAACGCACGGTAGCTTCGCGccacttgtaacaccccgatttcggtggcgtcactttagtaaccaaaagtaaacttaatgcggaaaaacgtgaatatttttttttcgataataactaagacaagactgaaataaataaaacccaaatgcgaaaagcaataaaactaatatacaaaatatataacagcccccgctgtaagtagcaacctcgtcacgagtaaacctccagtgacgggtaatagaagagtagcgcccgtaggcaaaagtacaacccaaaagaaaaggttaagtgtccgcaacactatccctcaaaatgagaataagctggcccatcggcctgaaacaagacttcctaagtccaaccaactctctgtgattcccgtaacgaaaccacacaaaaagctataggtgggaaactaccctgtcccgaatgaaacaaatgatgttcagagctaagactctactcctacactaatcccatctcgaggagctcacactaacactcaatcctacatgctagcgtgatcgtcgtccgaatctgaatccagaacgactaagtctaggtacatcctccgtcctccgctcgctatcgcgatgcgctcctgttccagcatcccaactctagtttcccccgaagggtgaaccgtcgtgaactagtccgccaaagacatctgacaaagggcgtttgttcgccaaatgtaagacccaagtttttaagcttagaataagtggaagagatttccatttacgattaggcttgatgtatcgtgaaaggaaacctgaacaagagtttaccaaatgaaataaatttatgaaggagaaagttcaggaaaagtcaaaggatcgtatcgaagtcgataaaagttatagcacgatcgttttacgcttaaacctaggtcacaaaccctagtatatagctaattttcacttttaggcacgacggaagttaattccaaaaatcttcagagaaatgttagaacttctctttttccatatatcacaatcgtttcgaggcgaaactctaggatctacgaacgtccgattccaatcatcggaagtttgccgaaaccgaatccctggtatttcaaaaccctagaatttctcgacgatgaagactttttctattcagagcttcaaatgaatattctacacgcgtacacccatttctcttgatgatttcaatcattcttccgaaggaagttttccattccgacattcgatgcaaaaagcaacttatcgggtaaaatagttttataccgactatgctttagttgccaaaaatacaaagagacctcattttagttttggaattctttcgccaaaacatatctattaattcacggagtatgacgccggaaaaatcagattcgcgaaactttcattttcccgcgaatttccaacctttatatatagcaaagaaaggaagaaaaactcaaattttcctccattttcttcatcaaggccgcgagttctacaagggagggagaagagaagattttcttcatcgtttgcttgatcgtcgatcaatcagttgctatttcaaggcttcgaggtatagtcgctaatccttacctctgatcgctttttccatagcttttctgtagagttttctgagcggatagtttatgggtttttgcaaaactatcctgaatctttcatttctgattctaaacctcttctatatgtgcccaagatcacttctgccggattagattttccgttatgtcgccggaattccgccggaatcaattttagccttaaatacccatttttggagtttttgaggtaaagcttcaacctttaggctaaaaactatcgccttagcttagtgttagtaggattagttgtcataaacgtcgttagtaacgtccctgcaaaatttggtttttgggatttcagttttgaaatttctaagttaaaaatcatgaccaaaatacccctgcaacagtttttgatccgataatttttccgagttcagaatacccttagttacggctaatgaaagcataggaaccaagtttgatcgaagaaaaatcgagccccacaattgtgaaaagtggccgagccctatagaggaggagggggaaaattccttttccgaaaacttgtcctttcgcgctagattatcgtacctcggagtatgaactacttcgtgtaaccttagtgagcattgatagcttagtttccgatagattttgatagaattctgtggttttactttaaaggttcttttgaagaatttcctgaagatcaaggagctcattgtgaaggaacgtttgaggagaacgctggaataactagaggtaagggcaacttaccttgctagttaatgctttaggtgtcgatgaattcgacttgatttattgtttatgcacttgtttgtgtttgactggtaaaatgttttctgaggcttcggctgacaatgtagatgattcatctactgaatgtttttgagagtgaattacatgctattgtgctatgtgggtaatctaggatgtgtggtgcatgctttatacgctaagtgttaagtgtttatgatgagatttatggatatatgacatgttgttgattgtgatgatttaaatatgctttgcgctagaaactgagattctgaatggtgaggatagcgggcaggtcatgccgattttattctgagagttttggaggaagcttgataggacgaatgagattcgggccttgttatgatgtttatggatcgagacattctctggagtcatttggggatttggagatcccgagaacttataggatttgcgataagactaaaaggatattattttgaaaagaaaactcataagacattaaacaacctctaaatctttaagtaatggcgttaacctcgaaaggaagctttggatgcaaatcttagttgtggaaaacgagaagtgtcgtcggatccaagtgttgagaaagttgagaagttttgagtatgttgatactcttgtgctgtgggagcagtcatgtcgttgggctatccgagggataagccgggagactgatagttttcgagtatgtcgatactctttgctcgctgaacagtttttgaccatcggatggagatgagtcggatgattcgaggaatcatcatgagttaagtttataccttcgggtacagtttatgccttcgggtacagtttatgccttcgggtacagtttataccttcgggtacagtttataccttcgggtaattcggacatcgacgggggatatgatcgaccgtgaggttaggatcgacctgttgattgtcgggcatagcggagggaaaagtcgacccgcagggttaggactgatccggctatgtcaaggttgtaagtgacactcgggggttatggtcgacacaatgccagtgttaggaccgactcaaacgtgcccagcctactcttacagtttataccttcgggtacagtttatgccttcgggtacagtttatgccttcgggtacaatttataccttcgggtacagtttatgccttcgggtacagtttataccttcgggtacagtttatgccttcgggtacagtttatgccttcgggtacagtttataccttcgggtacagtttatgccttcgggtacagtttatgccttcgggtacagtttataccttcgggtacagtttataccttcgggtaattcggacatcgacgggggatatgatcgaccgtgaggttagtatcgacctgttgattgtcgggcatagcggagggaaaagtcgacccgcagggttaggactgatccggctatgtcaaggttgtaagtgacactcgggggttatggtcgacacaatgccagtgttaggaccgactcaaacgtgcccagcctactctttccggaatcgtcgagattgacgttgcattgacatatcatgcactctaattgtatcgttatgtgttttgatgagttgatgttgataaacatcgttatgtgttttgatgagtagatgttgatagatatcgttatgtgctttgatgatggaattgtactagagtgttgataacatgctatgtttaaaccttagggtagacaatgcagaacttatatgtatatatataacatatatatctataccccttatactttacctgttgtcttgtattccctatactatattccgtaagttgacccttgcgcgtgctacctgtgtttggggggctatgtatgccctttttgtcagatgtcgtcgatggattctttcgtgattcttcgtcattcggggaagacccggagcgaaatgactactactgagcctttgacgtggacccggacttcatgcatgaccagatgggagtcgatgatggaagtatgggggatgggtgtttagagtctactaaggttgggtgttagtgccctagctctgacttattcttatttttggagggcttgtgttgctgacacttgacctatcattttggggattgtacattttgcctacgggcgttacacttttctactttccgtcactggaggttactcgtgacgaggttgctacttacagcgggggatgttatatgtattgtgtattagttctgttgcctttcgcatttgggttttatttatttcagtcatagttattatcgaaaaaaaaatatttacgtttttccgcattaagtttattttggttactaaagtgacgccaccgaaatcggggtgttacaccaaagcacacacagaagacgcgagggtcaactccaaagaattatgtaaataatagcaaggatagatacagataataggatagccacttaggcttttagctagggataacatcctagggttgcatatctcatgatgaatataaacgacgataaatcacagttaacatgcctcaaatagaattaacaagtatcaaacacactcatcactaagtcagtatgcatgttgcatgaaatgatatgcaggttaacccagttaaccacatgcattccggaaagggatggacatcaaacggatcagccctaacactagccacggtggaaccatttcggcccgcgtgcctcttacaccacacaaaggtagccagatcagcagtaaacccgtaggtctgccatttcggtctgctacaagagacgtctataaacgctctttcacggcattccgggtcttatgaccattttggaaaccgacgaggtccagagtacgtcctgtgttaataccccattaatgttgcatgaatgcaaaatgattagtcaaacaacgtctccgtcctcactcgacacgtcgccacgtgttctagggaagttaaagtctctaaaagcttaccctaaggtaaagtcgattctgcgaccaaaagacacacttcataacgacacatagctgctccaacagcaccacaacaaacgctgctccaacagcacaataacaaacgctgctccaacaacacaacaataaacgttgctccaacagcacaacaacaaacgctgctccaacagcacaacaacaaactcaacacttggatccgacgacactcctcgtttttccaaaactatgacttgacttccaatgccttccttcgaggttgttatcattacttaaagattttgaggttatttaaggtcttatgaattttctttataaaatagattccattttgtcttatcgcaagtcttatgcattttcaggatctcccaatcccaagtcgcttccagaggatgtctcgatccactaaacaaaattaaggcccgaacctcgttcgtcctatcaaactttctcaaaactctcaaaataaaatcggcatgacctgcccgctattctcaccattcagaatctcagattccagtacagagtatatttaaattatcacaatcaacaacatgtcatatatcaataaatcgcatcataaacacttagcacttagcatataaagcatgcaccacacatcctagattacccacatagcacatagcatgtaagacaatctcaaaaacattcagtagatgaatcatctacattgtcagccgaagcctcagaaaacattttccaatcacacacaattccagtgcataaacagtaaacaatgtcgaaacatcgaccctaagcattaactagagattcagtgagaagccctcacctgaaagttctccagaatgatcaactagtgcttcctcgctctcaaagtgttggtcctcggggaaatcctcaaaagcacctttacaataaaatcacagaatactatcagaatctatcggaaactaagctatcgatacttactaaggttactcgaagtaatctataccctaaggtacgataaactagcgcgaaagacaagttttcggaaaaggaaattttcctcctcccccctaatagggctcggccactctaggtaattaggagactcgatttttcttcgatcaaacttggttcctatgctttcataagccgtaactaagggtattctgaactcggaaaaattatcggatcaaaaactgtcgcaggggtattttggtcatgatttttaacttaggatttttcaaaactgaaatcccaaaaataaaattcgatagggacgtcaccaacgacgtttatgacaactcatcctactagcactaagctaaggcgatagttttcagcctaaaggttgaagcttaacaccaaaaactccaaaaatgggtattttaggttcaaattgattccggcggaattccgacgacataacggaaaatctaacccggcagaagtgatcttgggcgcataaggaagaggtttagaatcagaaatgaaagattcaggatagttttgcaaaaacccataaactatccgctcagaaaactctacagaaaagctatggaaaaagcgatcagaggtaaggattagcgactatacctcgaaaccttgaagcagcaactaacggatcaacgatcaagcaagtaatgaaggaaatcttctcttctccctcccttgtagaactcgcggccttgatgaagaaaatggaggaaaatttgagtttttcttcctttctttgctatatataaaggttggaaattcgcgggaaaatgaaagtttcgcgaatctgatttttccggcgtcattctccgtgaattaatagatatgttttggaaaaagaattccaaaactataaagaggtctccttgtatttttggcaactaatgcatagtcggtataaaactattttacccgataagttgctttttgcatcgaatgtcggaatagaaaacttccttcggaagaaagattgaaatcatcaagagaaatgggtgtacgcgtgtagaatgtTCATTTgtagctctgaatagataaagtcttcattgtcgagaaattctagggttttgaaataccagggattcggtttcggcaaacttccgatgattggaatcgaacgttcgtagatcctagagtttcgcctcgaaacgattgtgatatatggaaaaagagaagttctaacatttctctgaagatttttggaattaacttccgtcgtgcctaaaagttaaaattagctatatactagggtttctgacctaggtttaagcgtaaaacgatcgtgctataacttttatcgacttcgataaaatcctttgacttttcctgaactttctccttcacaaatctatttcatttactaaactcttgttcaggtttcccttcacaatacatcaaccctaatcgtaaatggaaatctcttccactgatcctaagcttaaaatctcgGGTCTTACACCACTGGCTTTTAAACCAAGCGCGATGACCAATTGTGCGAATCAACGGTTCCTCTCGTACTAGGTTGAATTACTATTGCGACACTATCATCAGTAGGGTAAAACTAACCTGTCTCACGACGGTCTAAACCCAGCTCACGTTCCCTATTGGTGGGTGAACAATCCAACACTTGGTGAATTCTGCTTCACAATGATAGGAAGAGCCGACATCGAAGGATCAAAAAGCAACGTCGCTATGAACGCTTGGCTGCCACAAGCCAGTTATCCCTGTGGTAACTTTTCTGACACCTCTAGCTTCAAATTCCGAAGGTCTAAAGGATCGATAGGCCACGCTTTCACGGTTCGTATTCGTACTGGAAATCAGAATCAAACGAGCTTTTACCCTTTTGTTCCACACGAGATTTCTGTTCTCGTTGAGCTCATCTTAGGACACCTGCGTTATCTTTTAACAGATGTGCCGCCCCAGCCAAACTCCCCACCTGACAATGTCTTCCGCCCGGATCGACCAGCAAAAGCTAGCCTTAGGTCCAAAAAGAGGGGCAGCGCCCCGCCTCCGATTCAcggaataagtaaaataacgtTAAAAGTAGTGGTATTTCACTTTCGCTGTTTCCAGCTCCCACTTATCCTACACCTCTCAAGTCATTTCACAAAGTCGGACTAGAGTCAAGCTCAACAGGGTCTTCTTTCCCCGCTGATTCTGCCAAGCCCGTTCCCTTGGCTGTGGTTTCGCTGGATAGTAGACAGGGACAGTGGGAATCTCGTTAATCCATTCAAGCGCGTCACTAATTAGATGACGAGGCATTTGGCTACCTTAAGAGAG from Lotus japonicus ecotype B-129 chromosome 2, LjGifu_v1.2 includes:
- the LOC130737541 gene encoding uncharacterized protein LOC130737541 is translated as MIGRADIEGSKSNVAMNAWLPQASYPCGNFSDTSSFKFRRSKGSIGHAFTVRIRTGNQNQTSFYPFVPHEISVLVELILGHLRYLLTDVPPQPNSPPDNVFRPDRPAKASLRSKKRGSAPPPIHGISKITLKVVVFHFRCFQLPLILHLSSHFTKSD